A part of Trichocoleus sp. FACHB-46 genomic DNA contains:
- a CDS encoding YkvA family protein codes for MNFSIQSVYNWYRDTIRNPKYRWWIILGSLLYLFSPIDIAPDFIPVIGWIDDTVILTLLIGEVSQMLTARLKSASKPTESDEAFEYTNNASATGSGGSSTVDVDAVSVK; via the coding sequence ATGAACTTCTCTATTCAATCCGTTTACAACTGGTACCGCGACACCATCCGGAACCCCAAATATCGTTGGTGGATTATTCTCGGCTCGTTGCTGTACTTATTCAGCCCGATTGATATTGCGCCCGATTTTATCCCTGTGATTGGTTGGATCGACGATACCGTCATTCTGACCCTCCTAATTGGTGAAGTCTCCCAGATGTTAACCGCCCGCTTGAAGTCTGCCTCTAAGCCTACTGAGTCAGATGAAGCTTTCGAGTACACCAATAATGCCTCTGCGACTGGTTCTGGTGGTTCCAGCACAGTTGATGTAGATGCTGTTTCTGTTAAATAG